From a region of the Rhipicephalus microplus isolate Deutch F79 chromosome X, USDA_Rmic, whole genome shotgun sequence genome:
- the LOC142777227 gene encoding uncharacterized protein LOC142777227, translating into MRGRPVLRSVNSVPRAAPLQQSAAQISVTTKYRTASKPPSAAGGQPKATQMRSGAAGRAAARTTIRNGTEAYKKPSLASGVVEQQKTVARSEVPKEGRKNPSAVPKPPTARPTPTLPEPRKGLPEGPTTT; encoded by the exons ATGAGGGGAAGACCGGTTCTTCGTTCGGTAAACTCAG TACCACGCGCCGCACCACTGCAACAGTCTGCTGCACAGATCTCGGTAACCACGAAATACAGGACAGCTTCGAAGCCCCCCAGCGCTGCTGGGGGCCAGCCAAAAGCTACACAAATGAGATCTGGTGCGGCAGGTAGAGCAGCTGCACGAACGACAATTCGCAACGGCACGGAAGCCTACAAGAAACCATCACTCGCCTCTGGAGTCGTGGAGCAGCAAAAG ACCGTGGCCAGATCTGAGGTGCCAAAAGAAGGCCGGAAGAACCCGTCGGCTGTTCCCAAGCCGCCAACAGCTCGACCGACGCCGACTCTGCCAGAGCCCCGTAAGGGACTGCCTGAAGGACCAACGACCACCTAG